One genomic window of Ammospiza nelsoni isolate bAmmNel1 chromosome 4, bAmmNel1.pri, whole genome shotgun sequence includes the following:
- the LOC132072644 gene encoding vasotocin-neurophysin VT, translating into MAEPSLPLSFLCLLALSSACYIQNCPRGGKRALGDTAVRQCLPCGPGNRGSCFGPGICCGAELGCYLGTAETRRCAQEDALPSPCQPEGRPCGSGGRCAAPGICCSAETCTMDSACLDEGGEGAQEAADEKNLTLLDGSAGDLLLKLMHLANRQQQGKQPLL; encoded by the exons ATGGCCGAGCCTTCGCTgcccctctccttcctctgcctcctcgCCCTCTCCTCCGCCTGCTACATCCAGAACTGCCCCCGGGGCGGGAAGCGAGCGCTGGGGGACACAGCCGTGAGACAG TGCCTGCCCTGCGGTCCCGGCAACCGAGGGAGCTGCTTCGGGCCCGGCATCTGCTGCGGCGCGGAGCTGGGCTGTTACCTGGGCACGGCGGAGACGCGGCGCTGTGCCCAGGAGGACGCGCTGCCCTCGCCCTGCCAGCCCGAGGGGCGGCCCTGCGGCTCCGGCGGCCGCTGCGCCGCGCCCGGCATCTGCTGCAGCGCCG AGACCTGCACCATGGACAGCGCCTGCCTGGACGAGGGCGGCGAGGGCGCTCAGGAGGCGGCGGACGAGAAGAACCTGACGCTGCTGGATGGCTCGGCCGGGGATCTGCTCCTCAAGCTCATGCACTTGGCGAACcggcagcagcagggcaagcaacccctgctctga
- the FASTKD5 gene encoding FAST kinase domain-containing protein 5, mitochondrial isoform X2: MATVLMCRRLPRLSRVTAISATAKRGSSKSKKEKRDKPGAAKTETHSGATIQLLKPQDYRVLYNPAAYAKGRAGSQQHGDRDSSQALGDTFTSPGTAQAPQTFPTASSQALSPGRSALPKASTLLEQSRLYKEEAEKEKREMHDSKEDPRMFQKGRPEYRALTCDSAEPAQPLPAEEGDRILQSVAGCEGSPGVLRDYFLQLSRLPAERRAVLGSDARFGALCHHAVTAIRLFSTPDLILILKACVPLAVPASHPLLNACEAEFCRRAWDMGLEQLLLVADCWRCLDRSVPSYLGILFSYANLHWKDLTLPQFVQLLYIIGEGRRSPADLAQKVESTILKHLDAFTLEELGAICLGLFKSLSGISEHVMRRIADRVALQMEDMSTYALVNVLKMLRYTRMDHLPLMRELGRVIPARIPATNIQGIMHITLTYSSLHFFDEDVLAAVATSLPSKVSYCRSKDAAKFLWSFGCLDYEPPNEEEFYSSLIKQLHAKLHEFSKFPEHLLTALLGLAFVKRFPEELIDFALREEFVQKTRGSKYELNKDLFTLGKSVEIECPTYQGSHLTPQLCQEFAEMVSSFAEREIYVRPEIVEATSLLESMLGGPEYVKNHMILPHTRSSDLEVRLSTDGRPIPFNFKDPVATKKLRDMGVNLTDDLMSQLIQGRAHNQSPTEVGNESRIPSQERGDTTCMGGALSAGATSQAEPKAGLWQPGEVRLALQVSNRNHFCYGSRRLLGLHCLKRRQLRLLGYAVVELPFWEWFPLLRRTRSEKLSYLHYKVFSPALLTRAA; encoded by the coding sequence ATGGCTACGGTGCTAATGTGCCGAAGAttgcccaggctgagcagggtgACAGCGATTTCCGCCACGGCCAAGCGTGGGAGCAGCaaaagcaagaaggaaaagagagataAACCAGGAGCAGCCAAGACTGAGACTCACTCAGGGGCCacaatccagctgctgaagCCCCAGGACTACAGAGTGCTGTACAATCCAGCTGCCTATGccaaaggcagggctggctcccagcagcacgGGGAtagggacagcagccaggccctGGGTGACACGTtcaccagccctggcactgcacaggcTCCACAGACATTCCCCACTGCCTCTTCCCAAGCTTTGTCACCTGGCAGGAGTGCCCTGCCCAAGGCCAGCAcgctcctggagcagagcaggctgtacaaggaggaagcagagaagGAGAAGCGGGAAATGCACGACTCCAAGGAGGACCCGCGCATGTTCCAGAAGGGCAGGCCCGAGTACAGAGCTCTCACCTGTGACAGtgctgagccagcacagcccctccctgcagagGAAGGGGACAGGATTTTACAGAGTGTGGCAGGCTgtgagggcagccctggggttCTCAGGGATTATTTCCTCCAGCTGAGCCGTTTGCCGGCGGAGCGCCGCGCGGTGCTGGGGTCGGATGCCAGGTTCGGTGCCCTGTGTCACCATGCTGTCACGGCCATCAGGCTGTTCAGCACCCCAGATCTCATCCTCATTTTAAAGGCTTGTGTCCCCTTGGCCGTGCCAGCCTCCCACCCCCTGCTCAACGCGTGCGAGGCCGAGTTCTGCCGGCGGGCGTGGGACatgggcctggagcagctgctgctggtggcgGATTGCTGGCGCTGCCTGGACCGCAGCGTGCCCTCCTACCTGGGCATCCTGTTCAGCTATGCCAATCTGCACTGGAAGGACCTCACCCTGCCCCAGTTTGTGCAGCTCCTCTACATCATCGGCGAAGGCCGGAGGTCGCCCGCGGACTTGGCGCAGAAGGTGGAGAGCACCATCCTGAAGCACTTGGACGCCTTCACCTTGGAGGAGCTGGGTGCCATCTGCTTGGGGCTCTTCAAATCCCTCAGTGGGATTTCTGAGCACGTCATGAGGAGGATTGCAGACAGGGTGGCCCTGCAGATGGAGGACATGAGCACCTACGCCTTGGTGAACGTGCTCAAGATGCTGCGCTACACGCGCATGGACCACCTGCCCctgatgagggagctgggcagggtgaTTCCTGCTCGGATCCCTGCCACAAACATCCAGGGCATCATGCACATCACTCTCACCTACTCATCCCTGCACTTCTTTGATGAGGATGTTTTGGCTGCTGTTGCCACCTCGTTGCCTTCCAAGGTGTCCTACTGCCGGAGCAAGGACGCTGCCAAATTCCTGTGGTCGTTTGGGTGCCTGGACTATGAACCTCCCAACGAGGAGGAGTTTTACTCCAGCCTGATAAAGCAATTGCATGCAAAACTCCATGAGTTTAGCAAGTTTCCAGAGCATCTCCTTACTGCTCTGCTTGGCTTAGCTTTTGTCAAACgcttcccagaggagctgaTAGACTTTGCTTTGAGGGAGGAGTTTGTCCAGAAAACCAGAGGTAGCAAATATGAGCTCAACAAGGACCTGTTCACCCTTGGTAAGAGCGTTGAAATCGAGTGCCCCACCTACCAAGGCAGCCACCTCACAcctcagctgtgtcaggagtttGCTGAGATGGTCTCAAGCTTTGCAGAGAGGGAAATCTACGTCAGGCCTGAAATTGTGGAAGCCACATCCCTCCTGGAGAGCATGTTGGGAGGCCCTGAGTATGTGAAGAACCACATGATCCTGCCCCACACCAGGTCCAGCGACCTGGAGGTGCGCTTGTCCACGGATGGACGTCCCATCCCTTTCAACTTCAAGGATCCTGTGGCAACCAAGAAGCTGAGAGACATGGGAGTTAATCTTACAGATGATTTAATGTCTCAGCTCATACAGGGGAGAGCTCATAACCAGAGTCCCACAGAGGTGGGGAATGAATCCAGGATTCCCAGCCAGGAGAGAGGGGACACAACGTGTATGGGTGGAGCTCTTTCTGCAGGTGCCACATCCCAGGCTGAGCCTaaggcagggctctggcagcctggggaggtgaggctggcactgcaggtgtCCAACAGGAACCACTTCTGCTACGGCTCCAggcggctgctggggctgcactgcctGAAGCGGCGGCAGCTGCGGCTGCTGGGCTACGCCGTGGTGGAGCTTCCCTTCTGGGAGTGGTTCCCCCTGCTCAGGCGCACGCGCTCCGAGAAGCTCAGCTACCTCCACTACAAAGTcttcagcccagccctgctcaccagGGCTGCCTAG
- the UBOX5 gene encoding RING finger protein 37 yields the protein MVINVCLPQFKPRIHCNKISADGYEVENLISEDLARRNRGFRSEYFIKPPVHITISFPFNVEICRINIDISSGGYQTFSGLEIYTSTSCNKTSWQSPEGQCSGLQPVSDKDTFTLVGKAVLKNQSKVTFGHRGFKPRPPFHQMENVFSYPGSVSQDLWNKGPASLSNVSHLKICITHVAGGGLPSIKRLEVWGQPAKSCPQEVIEGVFQVASQFLAQDVSSLKPELWTPMESDCVPFSANEQQTLHKLVDVVQDIPEEFLDPITLEIMTLPMLLPSGKVIDQSTLEKCNRSEASWGRVPSDPFTGVAFSQHSQPLPHPTLKARIDHFLLQHSIPGTNLLGRAHSSESLVPSSITMSSLKRKMDCMDQGSLQPPYFSATNLLVTSTSENSAKKMKTDSDSHLIQMDCSTELVSHEQKLSESLDSALTSALSSMPSFTAKLMKSQQQAPGEGGCSTSWSLGTALEHGRSSQSQGCSSCGKSFSCYFRADPVYQLPCGHLLCRPCLAEPRAPASPILCGSCRRAAASQDVRRVHF from the exons ATGGTAATAAACGTCTGTCTCCCACAGTTCAAGCCAAGAATTCACTGCAACAAG ATCTCTGCCGATGGCTACGAGGTGGAGAACCTGATCTCCGAGGACCTGGCCAGGAGGAACCGCGGCTTCCGCAGCGAGTACTTCATCAAACCCCCGGTGCACATCAccatctccttccccttcaACGTGGAGATCTGCAGGATCAACATTGACATCTCCTCTGGGGGCTACCAGACCTTCTCTGGCCTGGAAATTTACACCTCTACCTCATGCAACAAAACCTCttggcagagccctgaggggcagTGCTCAGGTCTGCAGCCTGTGTCGGACAAGGACACCTTCACCCTGGTGGGCAAAGCTGtcttaaaaaatcagagcaaagTGACTTTTGGCCACAGAGGCTTCAAGCCAAGGCCTCCCTTCCATCAGATGGAAAATGTCTTCTCCTACCCCGGCTCGGTGTCCCAAGATCTCTGGAACAAAGGGCCGGCCTCGCTCAGCAACGTGTCCCACCTCAAAATCTGCATCACCCACGTGGCCGGGGGGGGCCTGCCCAGCATCAAGAGGCTGGAGGTGTGGGGACAACCTGCCAAGTCCTGCCCACAGGAGGTCATCGAGGGGGTTTTCCAGGTGGCCTCCCAGTTCCTGGCCCAGGATGTCAGCAGCCTCAAGCCGGAGCTCTGGACGCCGATGGAGAGCGACTGCGTCCCCTTCAGCGCCAACGAGCAGCAGACCCTGCACAAGCTGGTGGACGTTGTCCAAGACATCCCTGAAGAATTCCTGGACCCCATCACCCTGGAGATCATGACTTTAcccatgctcctgccctctGGGAAGGTGATTGACCAGAGCACCCTGGAGAAGTGCAACCGCAGCGAGGCGTCCTGGGGCCGCGTCCCCAGCGATCCCTTCACGGGCGTGGCCTTCagccagcactcccagcccctACCTCACCCCACCCTCAAGGCCAGGATAGACcacttcctgctgcagcacagcatccctggcaccaacctgctgggcagggctcactCCTCGGAGAGCCTGGTACCCTCCTCCATCACCATGTCTtctctgaaaaggaaaatggacTGCATGGAccagggctccctgcagccGCCCTATTTTTCTGCTACAAACTTACTTGTCACTTCTACCTCAGAGAACAGtgctaaaaaaatgaaaactgacaGTGATTCCCACTTGATCCAGATGGACTGTTCCACAG AGCTGGTGTCCCACGAGCAGAAGCTGTCAGAGAGCCTGGACTCTGCCCTGACCTCTGCCCTCAGCTCCATGCCCTCCTTCACGGCCAAGCTGATGAAGAGCCAGCAGCAGGCTCCAGGAGAGGGGGGCTGCAGCACGTCCTggagcctgggcacagcccttg AGCacggcaggagcagccagagccagggaTGTTCCTCCTGCGGCAAATCCTTCTCGTGTTACTTCAGGGCGGATCCCGTGTACCAGCTCCCCTGCGGGCACCTCCTGTGCCGGCCGTGCCTGGCCGAGCCGCGGGCCCCGGCCTCCCCCATCCTCTgcgggagctgcaggagggcagcgGCCTCTCAGGACGTCAGGAGGGTTcatttctga
- the FASTKD5 gene encoding FAST kinase domain-containing protein 5, mitochondrial isoform X1 codes for MGQSQPWSGLGAVGQSLICSWGCLRVFGDTDKYLEAALSPTKLRPMATVLMCRRLPRLSRVTAISATAKRGSSKSKKEKRDKPGAAKTETHSGATIQLLKPQDYRVLYNPAAYAKGRAGSQQHGDRDSSQALGDTFTSPGTAQAPQTFPTASSQALSPGRSALPKASTLLEQSRLYKEEAEKEKREMHDSKEDPRMFQKGRPEYRALTCDSAEPAQPLPAEEGDRILQSVAGCEGSPGVLRDYFLQLSRLPAERRAVLGSDARFGALCHHAVTAIRLFSTPDLILILKACVPLAVPASHPLLNACEAEFCRRAWDMGLEQLLLVADCWRCLDRSVPSYLGILFSYANLHWKDLTLPQFVQLLYIIGEGRRSPADLAQKVESTILKHLDAFTLEELGAICLGLFKSLSGISEHVMRRIADRVALQMEDMSTYALVNVLKMLRYTRMDHLPLMRELGRVIPARIPATNIQGIMHITLTYSSLHFFDEDVLAAVATSLPSKVSYCRSKDAAKFLWSFGCLDYEPPNEEEFYSSLIKQLHAKLHEFSKFPEHLLTALLGLAFVKRFPEELIDFALREEFVQKTRGSKYELNKDLFTLGKSVEIECPTYQGSHLTPQLCQEFAEMVSSFAEREIYVRPEIVEATSLLESMLGGPEYVKNHMILPHTRSSDLEVRLSTDGRPIPFNFKDPVATKKLRDMGVNLTDDLMSQLIQGRAHNQSPTEVGNESRIPSQERGDTTCMGGALSAGATSQAEPKAGLWQPGEVRLALQVSNRNHFCYGSRRLLGLHCLKRRQLRLLGYAVVELPFWEWFPLLRRTRSEKLSYLHYKVFSPALLTRAA; via the exons ATGGGACAATCACAGCCTTGGAGCggcctgggggctgtgggacagagcCTGatctgctcctggggctgcctcagGGTGTTTGGAGATACAGATAAG TACCtggaagcagctctgagccCCACAAAGTTGAGACCCATGGCTACGGTGCTAATGTGCCGAAGAttgcccaggctgagcagggtgACAGCGATTTCCGCCACGGCCAAGCGTGGGAGCAGCaaaagcaagaaggaaaagagagataAACCAGGAGCAGCCAAGACTGAGACTCACTCAGGGGCCacaatccagctgctgaagCCCCAGGACTACAGAGTGCTGTACAATCCAGCTGCCTATGccaaaggcagggctggctcccagcagcacgGGGAtagggacagcagccaggccctGGGTGACACGTtcaccagccctggcactgcacaggcTCCACAGACATTCCCCACTGCCTCTTCCCAAGCTTTGTCACCTGGCAGGAGTGCCCTGCCCAAGGCCAGCAcgctcctggagcagagcaggctgtacaaggaggaagcagagaagGAGAAGCGGGAAATGCACGACTCCAAGGAGGACCCGCGCATGTTCCAGAAGGGCAGGCCCGAGTACAGAGCTCTCACCTGTGACAGtgctgagccagcacagcccctccctgcagagGAAGGGGACAGGATTTTACAGAGTGTGGCAGGCTgtgagggcagccctggggttCTCAGGGATTATTTCCTCCAGCTGAGCCGTTTGCCGGCGGAGCGCCGCGCGGTGCTGGGGTCGGATGCCAGGTTCGGTGCCCTGTGTCACCATGCTGTCACGGCCATCAGGCTGTTCAGCACCCCAGATCTCATCCTCATTTTAAAGGCTTGTGTCCCCTTGGCCGTGCCAGCCTCCCACCCCCTGCTCAACGCGTGCGAGGCCGAGTTCTGCCGGCGGGCGTGGGACatgggcctggagcagctgctgctggtggcgGATTGCTGGCGCTGCCTGGACCGCAGCGTGCCCTCCTACCTGGGCATCCTGTTCAGCTATGCCAATCTGCACTGGAAGGACCTCACCCTGCCCCAGTTTGTGCAGCTCCTCTACATCATCGGCGAAGGCCGGAGGTCGCCCGCGGACTTGGCGCAGAAGGTGGAGAGCACCATCCTGAAGCACTTGGACGCCTTCACCTTGGAGGAGCTGGGTGCCATCTGCTTGGGGCTCTTCAAATCCCTCAGTGGGATTTCTGAGCACGTCATGAGGAGGATTGCAGACAGGGTGGCCCTGCAGATGGAGGACATGAGCACCTACGCCTTGGTGAACGTGCTCAAGATGCTGCGCTACACGCGCATGGACCACCTGCCCctgatgagggagctgggcagggtgaTTCCTGCTCGGATCCCTGCCACAAACATCCAGGGCATCATGCACATCACTCTCACCTACTCATCCCTGCACTTCTTTGATGAGGATGTTTTGGCTGCTGTTGCCACCTCGTTGCCTTCCAAGGTGTCCTACTGCCGGAGCAAGGACGCTGCCAAATTCCTGTGGTCGTTTGGGTGCCTGGACTATGAACCTCCCAACGAGGAGGAGTTTTACTCCAGCCTGATAAAGCAATTGCATGCAAAACTCCATGAGTTTAGCAAGTTTCCAGAGCATCTCCTTACTGCTCTGCTTGGCTTAGCTTTTGTCAAACgcttcccagaggagctgaTAGACTTTGCTTTGAGGGAGGAGTTTGTCCAGAAAACCAGAGGTAGCAAATATGAGCTCAACAAGGACCTGTTCACCCTTGGTAAGAGCGTTGAAATCGAGTGCCCCACCTACCAAGGCAGCCACCTCACAcctcagctgtgtcaggagtttGCTGAGATGGTCTCAAGCTTTGCAGAGAGGGAAATCTACGTCAGGCCTGAAATTGTGGAAGCCACATCCCTCCTGGAGAGCATGTTGGGAGGCCCTGAGTATGTGAAGAACCACATGATCCTGCCCCACACCAGGTCCAGCGACCTGGAGGTGCGCTTGTCCACGGATGGACGTCCCATCCCTTTCAACTTCAAGGATCCTGTGGCAACCAAGAAGCTGAGAGACATGGGAGTTAATCTTACAGATGATTTAATGTCTCAGCTCATACAGGGGAGAGCTCATAACCAGAGTCCCACAGAGGTGGGGAATGAATCCAGGATTCCCAGCCAGGAGAGAGGGGACACAACGTGTATGGGTGGAGCTCTTTCTGCAGGTGCCACATCCCAGGCTGAGCCTaaggcagggctctggcagcctggggaggtgaggctggcactgcaggtgtCCAACAGGAACCACTTCTGCTACGGCTCCAggcggctgctggggctgcactgcctGAAGCGGCGGCAGCTGCGGCTGCTGGGCTACGCCGTGGTGGAGCTTCCCTTCTGGGAGTGGTTCCCCCTGCTCAGGCGCACGCGCTCCGAGAAGCTCAGCTACCTCCACTACAAAGTcttcagcccagccctgctcaccagGGCTGCCTAG